The genomic DNA CTTGAGAGAGTACTTTGACGGCAAGCGTGTGCTGGCCTCAGTGGGCAAGTTCGATCCCGTCGAGGTCTTCCAGTTCCCCAGCCGTCCAGCCTCACGAGGAAGAATCCACCCGCCCGTTCGGTACACCATAGAAAAGATGCACAAACTCAAGCAAAAGATCGAAGACTCGAGTGAGGAGGATAAGAAGGCAATCATGAAGGAGGTCACTGACGCACTGAGACAAGTCCCCATCAAGACCCTTCGCTTCTACCAGGACGTGCGTCCTCCTTACAGAGGCACCGTTACCCTTAAACCCTACCAAGCAGGCAAGACCAGCATGCGACGACTCGCACGGAACCCGACACTACGCGACCAACTCCCCCTCAACTACGAACACGACTCAGAAGCCGAATGGGAAAGTGAAGGCGAAGACGTTGACattgaagacgacgaagacgacgacctcgacgacggcgacggcgacatggACGAATTCCTCGATGATTCGGAAGACCACGGCCCCGCCCGGTTTGTCAGCGCCAACGGCCTCGAACCCGAGAGTACAGGACTCTGCTGGGAGGATCAGAAACGCGCCGGTCCCAACCGCACCTTGTACGAACACAGGATGGAGTTCATTCTGGGTAAGCCCTATCCCATTTCTCGCTCTTACAGCCGCGTTAACACGTGCTTCAAAGAATCCCTTGATCATCGGTCTGGAATCGACCCGTTCTCCACCAAGTACTGGGAGCCCGAGTCGAAGCCGAAGTCTGTTGGCCGTCCTACCAAGGAcaaggctgccgccgagtcgtcgacgccgtctaATGCCTTCAAGGCCATCAGCGGTACCAAGGCTGGTGTACAGTCACTGCCGAAGAAGATTATGGAGAACAACAACCtccaggagctcaaggatGTCATCAGGGCGAATCCAAAGATCGCCAAGGGTGGCCTGATCGACCTCTCTTATGTCGCGCTCGCCCATGCCAAGATCTCCCGTAATGACATCAAAGAGGCCATTGCAGCTGTGGCTGAAAAGGTGGGAGGCAAGGGACATTCTGCCTCTTGGACGATCAAGCCAGGCTTCGATGTTTGAGATGTTGTGCATGCACCATGCGGGTGGTCTGGCGTATGGGTGGCGTACAGTTCTGACTTTGACAAGGATACCTCGGCGGGCATGGTTTCACCCACTGATTCATTGTTTGCCTTTGTTGAAGTTCTTTGGGAGTGCATGGGTTGCATGTTTGGAACTCGGGTGTTCCCTAGGGGGGAAACGAATATAGACAAATGGCCAAGGACTGGGGGAACGGTGTCTTTTGGTGTCCTGGCACCTTTTACAAGCTGCCCAGGACTGCGATGGGAGAGCTTGTTATGCTGCAAGCTTCCTGTGCACCTGGCAGCCATGACATGACGGCACAAGGGCGGCGTATGATGGACTCTACATTTCATTTCTTACTTGACACATTGCAAGAACGCATAGTTGCTCTCTGGCCCAGGTGTGGCGGCGGAGTTGACAGGCATAGTAGATATACAAAGATTCTCAGTGATCTTTGGTGGTTCTGGCGGTGATATAGTTGATCTTATGGCTGGGAGGGCAGATGggaccctccctccccacGAATTCAGGGATGGTTACATATGATTGATGAGGTCCTGGGTACTCCAGATATGGCGTGACCCAATTACACGTTTGTCGAGTGAACAATCGATCCTACGAATGTGTCTAGTCGGTTGGCCTGGCTTGCTCATGTACCGACCCATCCGATTCGAACCTTTTATTCTCATGCAGGATCATCTTTGACTAGTATATAGATGCTAGTTTTATTTTAGGTGGAAAGACGCTTTCACGGGCGGGAAGCAGGTGGAGGACTGCTCAGGCATCAAGTGGGAGCTGATCGCGAATAGTAGCGGGCCTTGAGGATGGGTAACGAGGTCCTGGTGTTCACGGAAATGGCGAACCCACCGGCGGAATTGGGGTCTCGGTTCACGATGAGTGGGGGAAGGTCTACGGCCTCGCAGACATCTGCCGTGTCTGGTATCACTGAGCGGACCCCTCGAGTGCCCCCAGGCGGAAGCAAGTAAGATGTCcggacgatggcgatggccCGGCAGGAGAAGGACGGGGTGGGGGTCTAGGAGGCGCCTGGCTGGGTGTTCGGGTGTTGGGGGAGAGCACCGGcgagcacgacgacgacagccaGGCTCATCGAGGATGAGATGCGGGTTGAAGCTGAAGTTGAGGCAGAGGATGGCAGCGGCCAGCCAGTGTTAGTGGGGGGAATGTAGGTAAGTATAGTCGACATCTTCGTATGTATCTATGCCCTCCATTAATCACAAATTTACTCGGGCAAAATGAAGATAAAGAAACAAACAACTAGCAGGTAGACAGCAGCCATCAATACGTGACTGACTAAGAACGGAGAAATACATAAATAGACACATCGAGGAGAGAGCCTGAAGATCAAGACAATAAAAATCTAAAAATGAAAGGGACGAGACTCGAACTCGCGCGGGTTGCCCCACCAGGAAACAGATGTTAAGCTGACCTTAACCTGGCGCCATAACCAACTCGGCCACCCTTCCGTGTGATGATTGGAAAATCTTGTGTGCCAGTTGTCGACGGTCCACAGCCTAAGAGCCGAAGCATAATGGGCCTGGGTGGAAGCAGGTGAAGGTTGAATGAGGGGCAAATGCGCATGAAgcagaaaagaagaaaaaaagtcTGCCCGAGGTGGAGTGGGTCACGGGCAGTGAAAAAGGTCCAATCAGAAGACCATTTTCTAGCTTGATTAAAGCTACTATGCTATGTAAGCGAGGGGATGTCGGAGGCACGGGGCGTGAAGTGCCCGACAATGACGCAATACCGACACAATCGTAGCTCCgtctcttcttttttttttttttttctctaTGCCCTTTTCATTTTCAGCCATGCAGAATTAACCGACATAGGTCGGCGGCCAGGACATGCCTCGGCCCTCGACCACTGACCACTGCACCTCGGCTGCCAGGACGGCCCTTGTCTTTCGTCATCGTAGCCAATTCCCCGTGGCCTCTGTGGATCCAAACCTGAGCCGATCGGGATGGAGATAACGATATGACATTGGCGTCGAGCCCAGCAGCGAAGTCTATGCGCGCGCAAGAGGAGCGTCGTGTTCAAGTAATAAACACCGAATTCATGCAACAGATGGCGCAGAGGCCATCGCAAATGAAGTCGCAATCAAACgtgtccctctctctctctctcacacagTATCGCAGTCTCGCAGTCTCGCAGTCTCGCAGTCTCTGTCTCTCAGGTTCTCGGTGGTCTTCCTGCAGGAACAAACGCAgccttggcgacggcaaaTGTCGTTCGTTCGGAGCCGCCGCGCGCTCACGTCCCACTGGTTCCTCCAACGTCTCGGGCTGTCCGCAAGGGGGAAGAAGCTTGAGGCGCAGAGTCCACAGCGCACACTGTCGTTCGTC from Colletotrichum higginsianum IMI 349063 chromosome 3, whole genome shotgun sequence includes the following:
- a CDS encoding CAC1 protein yields the protein MPLFEMSTNVQRESDMGANVLKRSHEEFSGDELTIDERGLAVGVKQQATEAAVQPVKGSLTDAATNTPPRGSPSPNLTPTKTPSSPKLTTDAGSSSNPPAPNPTPSANQSAKRKRRTAAEKDAEEKEKAQKKKEREEKKEAKQAEKAKADAEKQARLDEKRRKKEEEERKVQEEKEKKERAQPKLMSFFKAPSTTPKKDAAATPNIKTESPAKPAATSTSSAAPTVKKEGKSEYEKRFKPFYIHSTVRLAKNPFEMDQETHDAKTKILREYFDGKRVLASVGKFDPVEVFQFPSRPASRGRIHPPVRYTIEKMHKLKQKIEDSSEEDKKAIMKEVTDALRQVPIKTLRFYQDVRPPYRGTVTLKPYQAGKTSMRRLARNPTLRDQLPLNYEHDSEAEWESEGEDVDIEDDEDDDLDDGDGDMDEFLDDSEDHGPARFVSANGLEPESTGLCWEDQKRAGPNRTLYEHRMEFILGKPYPISRSYSRVNTCFKESLDHRSGIDPFSTKYWEPESKPKSVGRPTKDKAAAESSTPSNAFKAISGTKAGVQSLPKKIMENNNLQELKDVIRANPKIAKGGLIDLSYVALAHAKISRNDIKEAIAAVAEKVGGKGHSASWTIKPGFDV